From a region of the Synechococcus sp. PCC 7502 genome:
- a CDS encoding ATP-binding protein: protein MKSAQQITSELTNLANDECSNIHLIGQIQPHSLLLALQVPDFTIAHLSENTQTQLGIEPQLLLGQKLAQIFTLESIEAIASAISESLVIANPLSVNLIAHESCNLISSEPNSRPTKFLATIHRSNQELIILELEPIPHRQDFSLNSFCDQLKNNVLSIKQGSTLAELYTNIVQEVRNVTGFDRVMLYKFQHDFSGVVVAEEAPDQLESYLGLHYPAADIPPMARNLFTVNWLRVIPDINYEPSPILAIAPNAVPLDLSKVLCRGVHPYHIEYLRNMGVTASMTISLVSENRLWGLIACHHYSPKLVEYEVRKTCEFLGQLISVELILKQERELQEHCRRVRFIEEEIRQDLSKHPHRINQIFRQNQDNLLDLVKADGVAVSLGKQIILFGKTPTETQVKTLIGWLLQQPDRDVFYTDSLPEIYPEADDFPAHISGILATSIVLKLSTYHIIWFREAQNYTINWGGNPHETVSVNAAGIVRLSPRGSFALWQELVQNRSLPWEDLDIDAGQELRHSLLITALESSQLAWQEAAQQAQEASKAKSEFLANMSHEIRTPLNAILGFTQLLDIEELNPEMHDYLKSISQSGESLLTIINDILDLSKLEAGELKLQSTEFEVRELIWKLINLFQPQAIAKGIVLTETVAENVPLFLIGPATRLQQVLTNLIGNAVKFTVSGSIAVNIEVVEELISESLITLRFEVQDTGIGISPEFRVKIFEPFSQADTSSTRQYEGTGLGLTICRKIVHLMGGEIGFDSTLGQGSNFWFTSTFSFSPNIQVNQIKKSKSMSINPNQASSNSIKVLVVEDNNLNQKLMIKMLQNFGYQVDAVTNGQLALERVNQENYTVILMDCQMPVLDGYEATRQIRLLEDGEPHRSIIIGATSYAMVGDREKCLEAGMDDYISKPIKMNDLSSILQKWIRKTSES from the coding sequence ATGAAGTCGGCACAACAAATAACCTCTGAATTAACTAACTTAGCCAATGATGAATGTAGTAATATTCACCTTATAGGGCAGATTCAACCCCATAGCTTACTTTTAGCTCTGCAAGTTCCAGACTTCACGATCGCTCATCTCAGTGAAAATACGCAAACGCAATTAGGTATTGAACCACAACTACTACTAGGTCAAAAACTAGCTCAAATATTTACATTAGAATCCATCGAAGCGATCGCTAGTGCCATATCCGAAAGCCTAGTAATTGCCAATCCACTTTCTGTAAACCTCATAGCCCACGAATCCTGCAACCTTATAAGTTCTGAGCCAAATTCGAGACCCACAAAGTTTCTTGCCACCATCCATCGCTCCAACCAAGAACTAATTATTTTAGAACTAGAGCCAATTCCTCATCGGCAAGATTTTAGTTTAAATAGTTTCTGTGATCAGTTAAAAAATAACGTACTCAGCATCAAACAGGGTTCAACCTTAGCGGAACTATATACAAATATTGTCCAAGAAGTGCGTAACGTAACTGGATTTGATCGCGTAATGTTGTACAAATTTCAGCATGATTTTAGTGGGGTTGTAGTAGCTGAAGAGGCACCTGATCAACTCGAAAGTTACCTAGGGTTGCATTATCCTGCGGCGGATATTCCCCCCATGGCAAGAAATTTATTTACAGTTAACTGGCTTAGGGTAATTCCCGATATTAACTATGAGCCCAGTCCAATTTTAGCGATCGCTCCCAATGCTGTCCCCCTAGATTTAAGCAAAGTCCTCTGCCGTGGTGTTCATCCTTACCATATAGAATACCTAAGGAACATGGGAGTTACAGCCAGCATGACTATTTCCTTAGTTAGTGAAAATAGACTATGGGGATTAATCGCTTGTCATCACTACAGCCCCAAGTTAGTTGAGTATGAAGTTCGCAAAACCTGTGAATTTTTGGGACAACTAATCTCCGTAGAATTGATTTTAAAACAGGAACGGGAATTACAAGAACATTGCCGTCGAGTTCGCTTCATTGAGGAGGAAATCAGGCAAGACTTATCTAAACATCCCCACAGAATCAATCAAATTTTTCGGCAAAATCAAGATAATCTCCTTGACTTGGTAAAAGCAGATGGCGTAGCGGTCTCCTTAGGCAAACAAATTATTTTATTTGGTAAAACTCCCACAGAAACTCAAGTTAAAACCCTGATTGGGTGGTTATTACAGCAGCCAGATCGAGATGTTTTTTATACAGATAGTCTCCCCGAAATCTACCCCGAAGCTGATGATTTCCCCGCCCACATTAGCGGTATCCTTGCCACATCAATTGTACTTAAGCTCAGTACCTATCACATCATTTGGTTTCGAGAGGCACAAAACTACACCATAAATTGGGGCGGTAATCCCCATGAAACAGTCTCAGTTAACGCCGCAGGAATTGTCCGTCTATCGCCCAGAGGTTCTTTTGCGCTGTGGCAAGAACTAGTCCAAAATCGATCGCTACCATGGGAAGACCTAGATATTGATGCAGGACAAGAGTTAAGACATAGTTTATTAATTACTGCCCTAGAGTCATCGCAACTTGCTTGGCAAGAGGCAGCGCAACAGGCACAGGAAGCAAGTAAAGCTAAATCTGAGTTTTTGGCAAATATGAGCCATGAAATTCGGACACCATTAAATGCGATTTTAGGATTTACGCAGCTATTAGACATAGAAGAATTAAATCCTGAGATGCATGACTATCTCAAAAGTATTAGTCAAAGTGGAGAAAGCTTACTAACAATTATTAATGACATCCTAGATTTATCAAAATTAGAAGCTGGAGAGCTAAAGTTACAATCCACGGAATTTGAAGTTCGAGAATTAATCTGGAAACTAATTAATTTATTTCAGCCCCAAGCCATAGCTAAAGGTATAGTCCTAACGGAAACCGTTGCCGAAAATGTGCCTTTATTTCTGATTGGACCAGCTACTCGCCTTCAACAGGTTCTGACTAATCTGATTGGTAATGCTGTTAAATTTACGGTATCGGGCAGTATAGCGGTCAACATTGAAGTAGTAGAAGAATTAATCTCAGAATCTTTAATTACCCTGCGATTTGAGGTGCAAGATACGGGTATTGGGATTTCACCTGAGTTTCGCGTAAAGATTTTTGAGCCATTTTCTCAAGCAGATACATCCTCAACTCGTCAATATGAGGGAACTGGGTTAGGGCTAACAATTTGTCGTAAAATTGTGCATCTCATGGGTGGAGAAATTGGATTTGATAGTACGCTTGGGCAAGGCTCCAATTTTTGGTTTACAAGTACGTTTAGTTTTTCCCCTAATATTCAGGTTAATCAGATCAAGAAATCTAAGTCTATGAGCATAAATCCAAATCAAGCCTCTAGCAACTCTATCAAGGTTTTAGTAGTAGAGGATAATAATTTAAACCAAAAACTAATGATCAAAATGTTGCAGAATTTTGGTTATCAAGTTGATGCGGTCACTAATGGGCAACTAGCTTTGGAACGGGTTAATCAGGAAAATTACACTGTGATCTTGATGGATTGTCAAATGCCTGTACTGGATGGATATGAAGCTACCCGCCAGATTAGACTTTTGGAAGATGGAGAACCTCACAGAAGTATCATTATTGGTGCTACTTCCTATGCCATGGTGGGCGATCGCGAGAAGTGTTTGGAAGCGGGCATGGATGACTATATCAGTAAGCCGATTAAGATGAATGACCTGAGCAGCATTTTACAAAAATGGATCAGAAAAACCTCAGAATCATGA
- a CDS encoding hybrid sensor histidine kinase/response regulator, whose product MMIEDEELRNLYKVASSEHIHKIEAGILRLEKNPKDTAQLEELLREAHSLKGDSRMLGVSDVETLIHQIEDIFVNVKKGETILTSDLCDRLYQGLDAVTKIAHEAITGEPANVEVFYTLAQLMGADIACDVESNPMPTEMPLPETQGNDLDAMFADLENPPLAPEAVTIAESEVEALMNRQWGRRATDPQPDNVPIEGDYQIDTLRVDSSRLDRLLTQASELMVTKGRFSDRTRDLQAVQSLWEEWKREAFSSRITFDELERRLQTPDLLPIQKFYHQVDKRLEQLGIAIAQLKNATYDDTARLEIISNDLESGIRTLRLLPMSTIFNLLPRSVRDLSKQLGKEVELIVEGGDILADKQILEAIKAPLGHLIRNAIDHGIESPRERQIQGKPAIATIRLRAYQSASSVCIEVQDDGQGIDTEAIKRTALERRLHTEAELATMSTAQIQSLIFTPGFSTRSSVSEISGRGVGLDVVRANVERLKGSLQLESTPGQGCLFRFILKPSLATTYVVIVEVDRTTYALPLDSVQTMLLISPENIFAIEGKQTMMFKGEPISLVWLADLLELSVPVTTKSFKNLPCIIMQIGTERLGVLVDALLEQQDIVMKPQSKLLQRVRNIAGATIRGNGEVCMILHPPDLFKSAKQGNISVSVQELSQQVQIKPKILLCDDSIPIRTQLKRILEGYGYDVTPAVDGQDGFTKLRSGKFDAVVSDVQMPNLDGLGLTTRIRQFREYDELPIVLITTLASDEDKRLGAQAGANAYLTKGNFDQRVLLDTLRRLI is encoded by the coding sequence ATGATGATTGAAGACGAAGAACTACGAAACCTCTATAAAGTCGCTAGCAGTGAACATATCCATAAAATCGAAGCAGGGATCTTGCGTCTGGAAAAAAATCCAAAAGATACTGCTCAGCTAGAAGAACTATTGCGTGAAGCCCATTCCCTCAAAGGTGATTCCCGTATGTTGGGAGTTAGTGATGTGGAAACCCTAATTCACCAAATCGAAGATATATTCGTGAATGTAAAAAAAGGTGAGACTATTCTTACCTCTGATTTATGCGATCGCCTCTATCAAGGGCTAGATGCTGTAACTAAAATTGCCCACGAAGCGATTACGGGTGAACCTGCCAACGTTGAGGTGTTTTATACCCTAGCGCAATTGATGGGTGCGGATATAGCTTGTGATGTAGAGAGTAATCCAATGCCCACGGAAATGCCTTTACCAGAAACACAAGGTAATGATCTTGATGCTATGTTCGCCGATCTGGAAAATCCCCCCCTAGCTCCAGAAGCTGTGACTATTGCAGAATCTGAAGTTGAAGCTCTTATGAACAGACAATGGGGAAGGCGAGCAACAGATCCTCAGCCAGATAATGTACCAATTGAAGGTGATTACCAAATTGATACCCTCCGAGTTGATTCCTCACGTTTAGATCGACTTCTAACCCAAGCTAGCGAGTTGATGGTAACTAAAGGTCGGTTTAGCGATCGCACCCGTGATCTGCAAGCAGTACAAAGCCTATGGGAAGAATGGAAGCGGGAAGCTTTTAGCAGTCGGATTACCTTTGATGAACTAGAACGGCGTTTACAAACCCCTGATCTGCTCCCAATCCAGAAGTTTTATCACCAAGTTGATAAGCGCTTAGAGCAATTGGGTATAGCGATCGCCCAACTCAAAAATGCCACCTATGACGATACCGCCCGTTTAGAAATCATTAGCAACGATCTGGAATCAGGGATTCGCACCCTGCGCTTATTACCGATGTCCACGATTTTTAATCTATTACCAAGATCAGTACGGGATCTCTCTAAACAACTGGGTAAAGAAGTAGAGCTAATAGTTGAAGGTGGCGATATCCTAGCTGACAAGCAAATCTTAGAAGCGATCAAAGCTCCTCTGGGTCATCTCATCCGCAATGCGATCGATCATGGTATTGAATCCCCCCGAGAGCGTCAGATTCAAGGTAAACCTGCTATTGCTACCATTCGCCTACGAGCCTATCAAAGTGCTAGCTCTGTTTGTATTGAAGTTCAAGATGATGGTCAGGGAATTGATACTGAAGCAATCAAGCGTACTGCTCTAGAACGGAGACTACACACAGAAGCTGAACTAGCCACTATGTCCACAGCCCAAATTCAATCCCTAATCTTTACCCCCGGCTTTTCCACGCGTAGTAGCGTTAGTGAAATCTCTGGTCGAGGCGTGGGCTTAGATGTGGTGCGGGCGAATGTGGAAAGACTGAAGGGCAGTTTGCAGTTGGAATCAACACCAGGGCAAGGTTGTCTGTTTCGGTTCATCTTAAAACCCAGTCTGGCTACTACCTATGTCGTGATTGTGGAAGTTGATCGAACTACCTATGCTCTACCCCTGGATTCTGTGCAGACAATGCTCCTGATTTCGCCTGAAAATATCTTTGCGATCGAAGGCAAGCAAACCATGATGTTTAAAGGTGAGCCAATTTCGCTGGTGTGGCTGGCTGACCTCTTGGAGTTATCAGTGCCAGTTACCACTAAATCTTTCAAAAATTTGCCCTGTATCATCATGCAAATTGGGACTGAGCGGTTGGGCGTACTGGTAGATGCGCTCCTAGAGCAGCAGGATATTGTCATGAAACCGCAAAGCAAGTTACTGCAACGTGTCCGTAATATTGCTGGAGCTACAATCCGAGGTAATGGTGAAGTTTGTATGATACTCCATCCCCCCGATTTATTTAAGTCAGCGAAACAAGGCAACATCTCCGTTAGTGTCCAAGAATTATCGCAGCAAGTGCAGATTAAGCCTAAAATCCTACTTTGTGATGATTCCATTCCGATTCGGACTCAACTCAAACGGATTTTGGAAGGATATGGCTACGATGTCACCCCTGCTGTCGATGGTCAAGATGGTTTTACCAAATTGCGATCAGGTAAATTTGATGCCGTAGTTTCTGATGTCCAAATGCCGAATCTAGATGGTTTAGGACTCACCACTCGCATTCGTCAATTCCGAGAATACGACGAGTTACCAATTGTCCTAATCACAACCCTAGCCTCGGATGAAGACAAGCGCCTAGGTGCGCAAGCTGGTGCCAATGCCTACCTCACTAAAGGCAATTTCGATCAACGTGTTTTACTAGATACTTTAAGGAGATTAATTTAA
- a CDS encoding methyl-accepting chemotaxis protein, producing the protein MLNNLNLKQRLLFGYSVPIVLFVILGVTYFISVSKRQALEVESTKSLDIERSVNQFTIGASGMIRTVRGQLLYPEDDFQPPFQYAYGLLKQERTKLKENLKDPQFLVSEQVSFMISEADRLEKIAIEAFQLIKDRKLVEAKSLVRTFRIDNFIKAREAIIAKDDEVLKKLKDEQEAVDRFILILSLLGTLLATIFAMAIALLFIGKSVEGVSQAARTVAASAAEIAATVEQQERSIAQQAASVNQTTTTVEELGVSSRQSAQQADASAAGAKAALAITEDGLRAVEKTTEGLNNLKEKVRAIAEQIMRLSEQTGQISGVTAVVADIANQTNMLALNAAVEAARAGEQGKGFAVVASEIRKLADESKKSAERIYQLVSDVQAAMNSTVMVTDEGTKTADASILLAQGTTDAFNSVTEAINSVFLNNQQIALGSKQQAVGVQQVISAMNAINLGSKEAASGMSQVKVSASSLNTVAKELQALT; encoded by the coding sequence ATGTTAAATAATCTAAATCTGAAGCAACGTCTATTATTCGGATACTCAGTGCCGATTGTGCTATTCGTGATTTTGGGTGTTACCTACTTTATTAGTGTTAGCAAACGCCAAGCTTTGGAGGTTGAGAGTACAAAAAGTCTGGATATAGAACGAAGTGTTAATCAATTCACAATTGGAGCTTCTGGCATGATCCGCACTGTTCGAGGTCAGCTTCTTTATCCAGAAGACGATTTTCAGCCGCCTTTTCAATATGCTTACGGATTACTTAAGCAGGAACGTACTAAGTTAAAGGAGAACCTCAAAGATCCACAATTTCTTGTTTCTGAACAAGTAAGTTTTATGATTTCTGAGGCTGATAGGCTAGAAAAAATTGCCATTGAGGCGTTTCAGTTAATAAAAGACAGAAAACTAGTTGAGGCAAAGTCTTTAGTCAGAACATTTCGTATAGATAACTTCATCAAAGCACGAGAAGCGATTATTGCTAAGGATGATGAAGTTTTGAAGAAGTTAAAAGACGAGCAGGAAGCTGTAGATCGATTCATTCTCATTCTTAGTCTCCTTGGAACTTTGCTTGCCACCATTTTTGCTATGGCGATCGCTCTATTATTTATTGGTAAATCTGTCGAAGGAGTAAGCCAAGCTGCTAGAACCGTGGCGGCTTCGGCTGCAGAAATTGCGGCGACGGTAGAACAGCAAGAGCGGTCTATTGCTCAACAGGCGGCTTCAGTTAACCAAACTACAACTACGGTTGAAGAGCTAGGAGTTTCGTCTCGACAATCTGCCCAACAAGCTGATGCCTCAGCCGCAGGAGCCAAGGCAGCTTTAGCCATAACCGAAGATGGACTCAGAGCCGTGGAAAAAACCACCGAAGGCTTGAATAATTTAAAAGAAAAAGTGCGGGCGATCGCTGAACAAATCATGCGGTTAAGTGAGCAAACTGGTCAAATTTCGGGGGTGACGGCTGTGGTGGCAGATATTGCTAACCAGACTAATATGTTGGCACTAAATGCGGCGGTAGAAGCAGCTAGAGCGGGAGAACAGGGTAAAGGCTTTGCCGTAGTTGCTAGTGAAATTCGTAAACTTGCTGATGAAAGCAAAAAATCTGCGGAACGCATCTATCAATTGGTATCCGATGTCCAAGCAGCTATGAATAGTACAGTGATGGTGACAGATGAAGGTACTAAAACTGCGGATGCTAGTATTCTTCTCGCCCAAGGTACCACCGATGCCTTTAATTCAGTTACAGAAGCAATTAACAGTGTTTTTCTGAATAACCAGCAAATTGCCCTTGGTTCTAAACAACAGGCTGTGGGAGTACAACAAGTAATTTCCGCCATGAATGCCATTAACTTGGGATCTAAAGAAGCTGCATCAGGGATGTCGCAAGTCAAAGTCAGTGCCAGTAGTCTAAATACTGTTGCCAAAGAACTACAAGCATTAACTTAA
- a CDS encoding response regulator produces MATPIKVFLVEDSEVALQILKRLLNSAPEIEVVGTAHDGSQALAQIPAANPDVVLTDLQMPVMDGFDFTQKLMAQFPRPVLVVSNAVQPSDFENIYKLMQLGALDFFPKPTTGSPTDYESMKGALVTKIKVLASKR; encoded by the coding sequence ATGGCTACCCCAATCAAAGTTTTTTTAGTTGAAGATTCTGAAGTGGCATTACAAATTCTGAAACGGCTGCTGAACTCTGCCCCAGAAATTGAAGTTGTTGGTACTGCCCATGATGGCTCTCAAGCTCTTGCCCAAATTCCTGCTGCTAACCCCGATGTAGTTTTAACTGATCTACAAATGCCAGTAATGGATGGATTTGATTTTACCCAAAAGTTGATGGCACAGTTTCCTCGCCCAGTTTTAGTAGTGAGTAATGCAGTACAACCCAGCGATTTTGAAAATATCTATAAACTCATGCAACTGGGGGCTTTAGACTTTTTCCCAAAACCCACCACTGGTTCACCTACAGATTACGAAAGTATGAAGGGAGCTTTGGTTACTAAAATTAAAGTCTTAGCATCAAAACGGTAG
- a CDS encoding response regulator gives MQKQYQAGELNNLLKYLSDSELSGILRINAQIKSGEKPRSRVLIWRDGKIIYGGAKIPDAQAFAKTLVQKYKPNLADTALRFASRNITDHHSVQELLSQLIKINAFKWQQVKDYACKRIIWTLEQVIPYSGQSSFEPELGNFDLCYEGGSDFDLPQLLGMVDERIPLWNTLIATIPSMEIVPFVCSSNLENIADVSVKKHLEKWVDGKRSLIDIATPIDRDPFQLAQLYCGWWQKDWITFVDPTLVENKQLPVILSVDDSPIIQTMIKRALSSEYEVLLANNAVDALNLLTREGDRISVLILDLTMPDIDGLQLCRTVRSIPKFKNLPVIMLTARDGFIDKVKGQMAGSDRYLTKPFAAEQLLKIIKEYV, from the coding sequence ATGCAAAAGCAATATCAAGCTGGAGAACTTAATAACTTATTAAAATATCTATCTGACTCTGAATTATCAGGAATTCTTCGTATCAATGCTCAAATTAAGTCGGGAGAAAAACCTCGATCGCGGGTGTTAATTTGGCGAGATGGCAAGATCATCTATGGTGGGGCAAAGATTCCTGATGCTCAAGCTTTTGCTAAGACCTTAGTCCAAAAATATAAACCCAATTTAGCGGATACAGCACTGCGATTTGCTAGCCGAAATATTACCGATCACCATTCTGTACAGGAACTTTTAAGCCAATTAATTAAGATAAATGCATTCAAATGGCAACAGGTCAAAGACTATGCCTGTAAACGGATCATTTGGACTTTGGAGCAGGTCATTCCATATTCTGGTCAGTCAAGCTTTGAACCAGAACTTGGCAATTTCGATCTTTGTTATGAAGGAGGTTCTGATTTTGACTTGCCCCAGTTATTAGGTATGGTCGATGAGCGCATACCTCTATGGAATACTCTAATTGCTACTATTCCTTCTATGGAAATAGTACCTTTTGTTTGTTCTTCAAACTTGGAAAATATTGCTGATGTTTCTGTGAAGAAACACCTTGAAAAGTGGGTTGATGGCAAGCGCTCCCTAATTGATATTGCCACACCAATAGACCGTGATCCATTCCAGTTAGCGCAGCTCTACTGTGGTTGGTGGCAAAAAGATTGGATTACCTTTGTTGATCCTACACTAGTGGAGAATAAGCAGTTACCAGTGATTTTATCAGTCGATGATAGCCCGATTATTCAAACCATGATTAAGCGCGCATTAAGTTCAGAGTACGAGGTTTTGCTGGCAAATAACGCTGTAGATGCTTTAAACCTGCTTACAAGAGAGGGCGATCGCATTTCTGTACTAATTCTGGATTTGACCATGCCAGATATTGATGGCTTACAACTTTGCCGCACAGTTCGCAGCATTCCAAAATTTAAAAATTTACCTGTAATTATGCTAACCGCACGGGATGGATTCATTGACAAAGTTAAAGGTCAAATGGCAGGAAGCGATCGCTATTTAACTAAACCATTTGCAGCAGAACAATTACTGAAAATTATCAAGGAGTATGTTTAA
- a CDS encoding chemotaxis protein CheW, translated as MDSKPYLIFNLDKLQYGIDATLVKEIFLMPELTPMPEAPTDIIGMLNLRGEILPVMHLGLRLGRSQVCCQLSDQIIVLDWQGLSIGMVVDCVQDLQTIEDGDIQIQSDYGRNINSAFIAGIAKQESELLVLLNLETLIRQPDQVAAMIWEAEGLDQSGQSDDDLLFLEEIIDQAAPDELFLASATPNLEITRENISIRFGSFFDRYCPEMSLADQKILRQRAENLQVPLVNTMDSTGLYPLAIIDLGGEAFAIDLKLVQEFTSIRNLTHIPCCPQHIVGNMNLRGEIITLVDICSVLNLPSTPVKIGTKTVVVKVEDIVAGLPVNEVSDVFYTPPSEIKPVPIASMGYLQGTIALFDQTLGILDLPKMMGGLVVNDE; from the coding sequence ATGGATTCTAAACCTTATCTGATTTTTAACTTGGATAAATTGCAGTATGGCATTGATGCCACATTGGTAAAAGAAATTTTCCTGATGCCAGAGCTTACCCCTATGCCAGAAGCACCCACGGATATTATTGGTATGCTCAACCTGAGAGGAGAGATTTTGCCTGTAATGCATTTAGGGCTGCGCTTGGGGCGATCGCAGGTCTGTTGTCAACTAAGCGATCAGATTATCGTTTTAGATTGGCAAGGCTTGTCGATTGGGATGGTGGTAGATTGCGTGCAGGATTTGCAAACAATTGAGGATGGGGATATTCAAATTCAGTCAGACTACGGGCGCAATATCAACTCAGCTTTTATTGCTGGCATTGCCAAGCAGGAATCGGAACTTTTGGTATTACTTAATCTAGAAACTTTGATTCGTCAACCCGATCAAGTTGCAGCAATGATCTGGGAGGCTGAGGGTTTAGATCAGTCAGGGCAGAGTGATGATGACCTCTTATTTTTGGAAGAGATTATAGATCAAGCAGCACCTGATGAACTATTCTTAGCATCTGCTACACCCAATCTAGAAATTACCAGAGAAAATATTTCCATTAGATTTGGGAGTTTCTTCGATCGCTATTGTCCTGAAATGTCATTGGCAGATCAGAAAATTTTGCGACAACGGGCTGAAAACTTACAGGTGCCGTTGGTCAATACAATGGATTCCACAGGGCTATATCCTCTGGCAATTATCGATCTGGGGGGAGAAGCCTTTGCGATCGATTTAAAATTGGTTCAAGAATTTACCAGTATCCGCAACCTTACCCATATTCCCTGCTGTCCCCAGCATATTGTGGGCAATATGAACCTGCGAGGAGAAATTATCACCCTAGTGGACATTTGCAGTGTCTTGAATCTGCCTAGCACTCCCGTCAAGATCGGCACTAAAACGGTGGTAGTGAAGGTAGAGGATATTGTAGCTGGGTTACCAGTTAATGAGGTTTCTGATGTCTTTTATACCCCACCTTCCGAAATTAAGCCTGTACCCATTGCCAGTATGGGCTATTTGCAAGGAACGATCGCATTATTCGATCAAACTCTAGGTATTTTAGATTTGCCCAAAATGATGGGAGGGCTGGTTGTGAACGACGAATAA
- the cheB gene encoding chemotaxis-specific protein-glutamate methyltransferase CheB, with protein MIPVNVLLVEDSPIALEILQRILSTSPDIQVVGVAHNGKQALDLIPTVKPDVICVDMFMERMDGLELIRQVMAKFPCPILVVSNAVQSSDTDNIFRLLQAGAVDVFPKPATGLPSDYEKVKAALINKIKVLSGVRVFTRPLKDLEPPKPAIASVIQSQIQSPLPVIPLVDPIAALKSQFKVLAIGASTGGPSAFEKILYRFPANFPMPIICAQHISEGFLAGLVTWLDTNCALKVKIAQVGELPQPGIIYFAPETHHLELDNKGKFIYAVSSQTRAYRPSITMLFQSIARFYGKTCMAALLTGMGNDGAEGLKTIFDHGGLTIAQDESSSVIFGMPKEAIALGAARYILPLQDIAPFLITQAVSSRSN; from the coding sequence ATGATTCCAGTTAATGTGCTCCTTGTTGAAGACTCACCCATTGCCCTTGAAATTCTCCAGAGGATACTTAGTACTTCTCCCGATATTCAGGTGGTTGGGGTGGCTCACAATGGCAAACAAGCCCTTGATTTAATTCCCACTGTGAAGCCTGATGTGATTTGTGTGGATATGTTTATGGAGAGAATGGATGGACTGGAGTTGATCCGTCAGGTGATGGCTAAATTTCCTTGTCCGATTCTAGTTGTTAGTAATGCGGTGCAGAGTTCAGATACAGATAACATTTTTCGGTTATTACAGGCTGGAGCCGTTGATGTTTTTCCCAAGCCAGCTACGGGTTTACCATCGGACTATGAAAAAGTTAAAGCTGCACTGATTAATAAAATTAAAGTTTTATCTGGGGTGAGAGTATTTACCAGACCACTTAAAGATTTAGAACCGCCTAAACCTGCGATCGCTTCGGTAATTCAGTCTCAAATTCAATCACCCTTGCCCGTAATACCTTTAGTTGATCCAATCGCAGCTTTGAAGTCTCAATTTAAAGTGTTAGCGATCGGGGCATCGACGGGTGGTCCTAGTGCGTTTGAAAAGATTCTTTATCGCTTTCCCGCTAATTTCCCCATGCCCATAATTTGCGCTCAACATATTAGTGAAGGCTTTTTAGCAGGACTAGTAACTTGGCTAGATACTAATTGTGCTCTCAAAGTTAAAATCGCTCAAGTTGGAGAATTGCCACAACCGGGGATTATTTACTTTGCCCCCGAAACCCATCACCTAGAACTGGATAATAAAGGTAAATTTATCTATGCCGTGAGTAGCCAAACTAGAGCCTATCGTCCATCCATTACGATGTTGTTTCAATCGATCGCTAGATTCTATGGCAAAACCTGTATGGCAGCACTGCTAACAGGTATGGGTAATGACGGGGCAGAAGGACTAAAAACTATTTTTGATCATGGTGGGTTAACGATCGCCCAAGATGAAAGTAGTAGTGTGATTTTTGGTATGCCCAAGGAAGCGATCGCTCTCGGTGCAGCTCGATATATTTTACCTTTACAAGATATTGCGCCATTTTTAATAACTCAAGCTGTTAGTAGTCGTTCCAATTAA